From a region of the Alnus glutinosa chromosome 1, dhAlnGlut1.1, whole genome shotgun sequence genome:
- the LOC133858284 gene encoding glutaminyl-peptide cyclotransferase, whose protein sequence is MAIGSLHKRKHSKRSSLKPHTAMALRPSPSSNHEKSYLLVSVLLVLSVVVLLGISSSAWSKFKSLDESFPRIYTIEVVNEFPHDPHAFTQGLLYGGNNTLFESTGLYKESSVRKVALQSGKVEVLQKMDDSYFGEGLTLLGERLFQVTWLKNTGFIYDRNNLSKFEKFTHQMQDGWGLATDGEFLFGSDGTSTLYLIDPQTFRVIGQKIVKYNGHEVHNLNELEFINKEVWANVWQTDCIARVSPEDGTVLGWILLQTLREKVAAAANSAIDVLNGIAWDSEEKRIFVTGKLWPKLYEIKLDSAKKQYTSGDIERFCLRMPVHFAKP, encoded by the exons ATGGCAATCGGATCGCTTCACAAGAGAAAGCACAGCAAGCGATCAAGTCTTAAGCCGCACACGGCAATGGCTTTGCGCCCGAGCCCTTCTTCCAACCACGAAAAATCCTATCTGCTTGTTTCGGTTCTTTTGGTTCTCTCTGTTGTTGTTCTACTGGGCATTTCATCGAGCGCGTGGAGCAAGTTCAAATCCCTTGACGAGTCATTTCCCAGAATCTACACGATCGAGGTAGTTAACGAGTTTCCTCACGATCCCCATGCCTTCACTCAG GGGCTTCTTTATGGAGGAAATAACACCCTATTTGAGTCAACTGGTCTTTATAAGGAG TCATCAGTTCGGAAAGTAGCTCTTCAGAGTGGGAAG GTTGAGGTTCTCCAAAAGATGGATGATTCTTACTTTGGGGAGGGTTTAACTCTTCTTGGTGAAAG GCTGTTCCAAGTAACGTGGTTGAAGAATACCGGTTTCATATATGACCGAAATAATTTAAGCAAA TTTGAGAAATTTACTCATCAAATGCAAGATGGTTGGGGTCTGGCAACTGATGGAGAGTTCTTGTTCGGGAGTGATGGGACTTCAACATTGTATCTGATCGACCCTCAAACATTTAgag TCATAggacaaaaaattgtcaaatatAATGGTCATGAAGTACACAACCTTAACGAACTGGAGTTTATAAACAAAGAAGTTTGGGCGAATGTTTGGCAG ACTGATTGCATTGCTAGAGTTTCACCTGAGGATGGTACTGTGCTTGGATGGATTCTCCTCCAAACTTTAAG gGAAAAAGTGGCAGCAGCTGCAAATTCT GCTATTGATGTTTTGAATGGCATAGCTTGGGATAGTGAGGAGAAACGTATTTTTG TAACCGGAAAACTTTGGCCAAAGCTTTATGAGATCAAGTTGGATTCAGCAAAGAAACAATATACAAGTGGAGATATCGAGCGGTTTTGCTTGCGGATGCCAGTCCATTTTGCAAAGCCATAG
- the LOC133863275 gene encoding uncharacterized protein LOC133863275 yields the protein MFDHPLNHMLLQQTSFTGKLPPYQLNGQPRGVMPDFPVNQIACYRQELKPMQDFCPTYEQPNFAGLGMPNQYCIDPHVARDDNHRKFNALFGKELEASFTRSGHGPRRFGNQVGIGFWYEQ from the exons ATGTTTGATCATCCTCTTAATCATATGCTGTTACAGCAGACGTCCTTCACAGGCAAACTTCCTCCTTACCAACTAAATGGACAACCAAGAGGTGTAATGCCTGATTTTCCCGTTAATCAAATAGCTTGTTACAGACAGGAGCTGAAGCCAATGCAAGATTTTTGCCCAACCTATGAGCAACCAAATTTTGCGGGTCTTGGAATGCCAAATCAGTACTGTATAG ATCCTCATGTTGCTAGAGACGATAATCACAGGAAGTTCAATGCTCTTTTTGGGAAGGAACTGGAAGCATCGTTTACCAGAAGCGGACATGGTCCTAGAAGATTTGGAAATCAGGTTGGCATAGGATTTTGGTACGAGCAATAG
- the LOC133862748 gene encoding small ribosomal subunit protein eS10z-like, with translation MIISEKNRREISKNLFQEGVCYAKKDFNLAKHPEIDVPNLQVIKLMQSFKSKGYVRETFAWMHYYWYLTNDGIEFLRTYLNLPSEIVPATLKKSSKPPSRPFGGPPGDRPRGPPRFEGGSRFGDRDGYRGGPRGPSGEFGGDKGGAPPDFQPSYRGPGGRPGFGRGSGGFGATPPSSSLS, from the exons atg ATTATTTCAGAGAAGAACAGGAGAGAGATTTCCAAGAACCTTTTCCAAG AGGGAGTCTGCTATGCAAAGAAGGATTTCAATCTTGCAAAACACCCGGAGATCGATGTCCCAAATCTGCAGGTGATTAAGCTAATGCAAAGCTTTAAATCAAAGGGGTATGTGCGTGAGACTTTCGCATGGATGCACTATTACTGGTACCTCACGAATGATGGAATTGAGTTTCTAAGAACTTACCTCAATCTTCCATCTGAAATCGTGCCTGCCACCTTGAAGAAATCCTCAAAACCTCCTAGCAGGCCGTTTGGAGGCCCACCTGGTGACCGCCCACG TGGCCCACCTCGCTTTGAGGGAGGTTCAAGGTTTGGTGATCGTGATGGGTATCGTGGAGGTCCACGTGGGCCTTCAGGTGAGTTTGGTGGTGACAAAGGAGGAGCCCCCCCTGACTTCCAGCCTTCTTACAGG GGTCCTGGTGGAAGGCCTGGCTTTGGTCGTGGCAGTGGAGGTTTTGGTGCAACTCCCCCTAGTTCAAGTTTGTCGTGA